A region of Spodoptera frugiperda isolate SF20-4 chromosome 26, AGI-APGP_CSIRO_Sfru_2.0, whole genome shotgun sequence DNA encodes the following proteins:
- the LOC118264422 gene encoding THAP domain-containing protein 1: MVQNCIVSGCKSESYPGCGISFHRFPTNEEVRIKWIETLQINKQISKYSVVCSLHFKKEDFLTEAKKKLKPQAIPSIKPKIFPESKKITVLSSIPLAVPVSCKPGTSGEPAVKKIKLQAEISTQTSQVTSTPRKVKLQRDIKILKQKVKRRDVKIKNFKSILNLMKNKCYNYREFENVITHNFSNIFNQLNTRKSDRGIRFTDNFIIKSFALTVHFYSAKAYRFLRNYLCLPHPSTLRRLLSTHNCNVGFMSEVLNHLKTCCF, encoded by the exons ATGGTCCAGAATTGTATTGTGAGTGGTTGCAAGAGTGAGTCGTATCCAGGTTGTGGGATATCTTTTCACAG ATTTCCAACTAATGAAGAAGTCAGAATTAAATGGATTGAGACATTGCAAATCAATAAGCAAATATCAAAGTACAGCGTTGTTTGCAGTTTACACTTCAAAAAGGAAgactttttgacagaagctaaAAAGAAGTTAAAACCCCAAGCTATTCCTTCTATTAAACCTAAG ATTTTTCCTGAATCGAAGAAGATAACGGTTTTAAGTTCTATCCCACTGGCTGTACCCGTGTCGTGTAAACCTGGAACGTCGGGAGAACCAGccgtgaaaaaaataaaattgcaagcTGAGATAAGCACTCAGACATCTCAAGTAACATCTACGCCAAGGAAAGTTAAGTTGCAACGAGATATCAAAATATTGAAACAGAAAGTTAAGAGAAGAGATGTGAAgatcaaaaattttaaatctattttaaatttaatgaaaaacaaatgcTACAATTATAGGGAATTCGAAAATGTAATTACACAtaacttttcaaatatttttaatcagttGAACACCAGAAAGTCTGACCGTGGTATAAGATTTACGGATAATTTCATCATCAAATCATTTGCTCTCACTGTGCATTTTTATTCAGCTAAGGCATACCGATTCTTGAggaattatttgtgtttaccTCATCCATCAACATTACGAAGGTTACTGTCAACTCATAATTGTAATGTTGGCTTTATGTCCGAAGTTttaaaccatttaaaaacatgCTGCTTCTGA
- the LOC118264273 gene encoding uncharacterized protein LOC118264273, which produces MDRCINCGIATSRCNTLGHRALDDEIILAVIRKWREPQSVNSNDHVCWDLAQRSPLGEARKLGHRSICLRCGRSLASRVSHLLHTGSPRELRIYNVIQEWIMPRAIEVTSRICHACLVAADRAAVLWPVAHQLLLKQVELKKYSHQYNFLLLTFLLKKHSHRNKFLLLTLPLKKCSHQYKFMLLIFQLK; this is translated from the exons ATGGATCGTTGTATAAATTGTGGCATAGCGACTAGTCGCTGCAATACACTAGGGCATCGAGCTTTGGATGACGAAATTATATTAGCAGTGATTCGAAAATGGCGTGAACCACAATCA GTAAACAGCAATGACCATGTTTGCTGGGACCTGGCTCAAAGATCACCTCTTGGTGAAGCTAGAAAACTTGGCCACCGTAGTATTTGTCTCCGATGTGGACGTTCTCTGGCATCTAGAGTCAGCCATTTACTACACACTGGCTCACCTCGTGAATTGAGAATTTATAATGTTATTCAAGAATGGATTATGCCTAGAGCT ATAGAAGTTACCAGTCGCATATGCCATGCTTGTTTGGTAGCTGCAGACAGAGCTGCTGTCTTATGGCCTGTCGCCCATCAACTTCTTCTCAAGCAAGTCGAATTGAAGAAATACAGCCACCAGTACAATTTCTTGCTGTTGACCTTCCTGTTGAAGAAACACAGCCACCGGAACAAGTTCTTGCTGCTGACTCTTCCGTTGAAGAAGTGCAGCCACCAGTACAAGTTCATGCTGTTGATCTTCCAGTTGAAGTAA